A segment of the Dermacentor andersoni chromosome 5, qqDerAnde1_hic_scaffold, whole genome shotgun sequence genome:
AAGCGGAAGTCTTATTCGTCCGGAAAAACAACGGTCAAGAACTAGTACAGAACCATGATTTATTTGGCTATTTCACACCAGATCGAACTATGGCAAAACTGTGTGAACTGTTTCTTTCCTGTGTGAATTATTGTAGTTTTTTAAGCTATAGGGTAGGCATGCTTTGGTACAGTGAGAAAATGGGCTATTGATTTAAGTTGTTCATAACAATGACGCTAAGATCTTCAGAATGGCAGGATGTTCGCAAATCACTGACACACCCTGCTTGAGCTCTTATGATGTTCTGTGTGCCTGCAAGCTATGGTGGCGCTCGGGTCAAACGTGGGCAGTCGTAAGCAGATTCGAAGCGAAGAAGGCGTTGCTGTCACGTAGCCATGCGTTAGCATGTGTGGTGTTACCGTGCCTGTGTGTCCTTTCTACCAGTAACATGTCTTTCTGAATAAACCAGTCTCCTTTATAGAATGCCTGAGACAGGTGTCTATCATGATAATTAAGTAAACAGATTTATTTTCTTAGTTTTGTAGCTTGCGAACATCAGATAAGAATGTTAATTATGCAGCAGAAACGTATTGTCTTTTGTTAGTCTTGAGATTTGTTTGACCGTACTCTTGAATTCTCGCAAGGATGCTGGAGCATTTGTGCAGTGCAAGAGACTGGAACAACAAATGAAACATTGTTTAAATATGTCCTTCGTGCATACATGGGCTGCCTCCTATAACTGGTTCCGCAAGATAGCAAGACAAAGATCGTTCGTTCTTTTATTTAGTATTTTATTATCTTATAATTCGGTGTCCCTGCATGGCGGCCTCTCGAAAGTGGGCCCAGTTCTTCATTCGAGCATCCGAGTTTTGCATTCGAGCAAAACTGCATTCGAGCATCCTAATGGCTCAGAGTCGACAACAGCAGCTGAGTGTTACCCACAGGTCCAAGGAGTTGCTACAGCCGGTTAATTGCCAGCCATACCCATCATTGTGAGAGATAACGCTTTACGTGGCTGGCTGTGTGAGTTCCTTTGGGCGCGGTCTTCTCGTCTCCTGCCGGAACCGCCCTCAACTTGTGCGAAGTCTTCGTATTTGCGGCCCATAGTCAGGGCAACGAGCCTTCGTAAGGGTTCTCGAAGAGCAGAACCCGGGCCCCCGACGGGGTCCTGGCCGAGGGCACGGCGAGTAGGCTCCGGTGGGCCGCGGCTGTCGTCCGAAGCCGCTTCTCGCCGAAACCTCGTTTCTTCTCGCCGAAGCCGCGCTTTTTCTTCTCGCCGAACCCGCGCCGCTTTCGCTCGCCAAATCCCCGCTTGCCGATTAACGCCTGGAGTAGGAGACGCCGGTCATACGACGACGGGTCGTCATCTTCCTCTGCGAGCACACCTCCGGTGCCTCCGTAAGCTGCACCAGTGTTCTCCTGCGTGCCAAGAAGTAAACGCCCTTGTCCTTTTAATCACGTGAACAAGGATCAACACCCATACCACAAACGCGCCACTTAGAACAAGGACATGCCAAgtggacacaggacaagcgctagcTACTGACTAAGCTCATTACAAGAATTAGAGCAGTTACTATACACCACAACATCCCGCTTGCGAACAGCGCCTGCGCGTACACTCTGAATCCCAGTAGCATAGAGTGGTCGAGTGACCGATTGCGGACTGAGCCAGTGTCCACAGTTGCGATCTAGCGGTCGCTGGCAGCCTCTCCTTACGTTTCTCCTACATCCTAACAATCTAGCGTGTTTGATCTCATTGGGGCGTCGCCCTGtgcttatttcttttccttttctttttttgcgagagAAGGTGGCCATATCATCCGGTTGACCACGCTACATGTTTGATCCAGACTGCATAATCTGAAACAAGAAATCAGACACTAATAAATGCATCGCGTAATAAAGTCATTTGTAGTCCGAACATGTCCTGCGCTCTCTTTGCTCGACCCGATTGTAAGCGGTGCAGTTTTAGTATGGATCGGTAGCAATATGTCCACTTTTCATTCCTAATAAATATATAAAGAGCACGCATAAATGAAGACTAAGAGACAAGCATGCTAGCGATTGCGTCCTGCGAAGGACATCACGTGCACGCGCttgaaaaggaaacaaaaaaggtAAAGCAAGGAGTAAGGAGATAGTAAAGGGAAAAAGAGCATTAATCTACCCTCGAGCACAAAGTTAGACTTccttatgttctttttttgtaatttaaTAACTGAGCTTACAGGATCGAGATTCATGCTCCATATCCGCTGTGGGTACATGCCATATATTAAACGCTCATCATTATCAACATCATCATGAACAACACCATGTCTCTTCACACAGAGTATGAGCACTACAAATGAGAGCCGAGTCTCGTACTTCGTAAGAATTCTAGCACAGCTTTGTGAGCCTCGTGTCGCCTTGAAGCATGACCCTTCAGAAACAAGAAATCATTAAGCGCAGTTCGACAACGATCAAGAGTTCTTAGTGTTCCAGTCTTCTAATGTATCTTTCTTTCTGCAAGCATGCGCATACTTAGCTTAGTTGTTTAAGCATGCCCGTAGTTACGAGCAGCCTAGATTTATGGCAATAAAGATGTCACTGCGTCGTCGTAACCGTTAACAAGAAAGTCTTGAATTGCAATTGACAACGGCAGTTCATCGGTGTTGCTCATCCGCAACAGTTGTGAAGTCAGCTTCAGTTCATTGTATCTGATGCAAGTCAACATAACAATGACAAGATGGAAAAATTTTTTCTTGTGATTCTTCAACAGTTCCTGTAGTTAGCGCCGTTTTCAAGCATGCGCACCATCACGGGATAGAAGAGTCTACGCCGATGAAAACGAAAAAATTAAAGTGTTAtttctatttttaatatataaagactgcgtgtgcgtgcgtgcgtgcgtg
Coding sequences within it:
- the LOC126530936 gene encoding uncharacterized protein isoform X2 → MDSFRIQHRILPGQRVRRVKSAYTLHRAQRRNPARQLATSTESLHEGSQTMSRLERYLALSALILANSADRCLTEDTTDNQDLFVVNSDSALGQFSASEKENTGAAYGGTGGVLAEEDDDPSSYDRRLLLQALIGKRGFGERKRRGFGEKKKRGFGEKKRGFGEKRLRTTAAAHRSLLAVPSARTPSGARVLLFENPYEGSLP